The following are encoded in a window of Shewanella psychrotolerans genomic DNA:
- the polA gene encoding DNA polymerase I, translating into MPNIANNPLILVDGSSYLYRAYYAPPHLTNSKGEATGAVYGVINMLRSLLKQYKPTQMAVVFDAKGKTFRNDMYSEYKAHRPAMPDDLRAQIEPLHRIIRALGLPLVCISGVEADDVIGTIATQASKEGRSVLISTGDKDMAQLVDDNITLINTMTNTILGPDEVTDKFGVGPELIIDLLALQGDKADNIPGLPGVGEKTALAMLQGLGGIAQILANPDKLPELGFRGSKTMPAKIAEHGEMLKLSYELATIKLDVELEQDWHQLTIAPADQDELIKCYGEMEFKRWLAEVLDGKGANSITSTDSDEEDSAPIPQNIDTEYSTILSWQALDEWINTLSNADLFALDTETTSLNYMQAKLVGLSFAVEPGKAAYLPLGHDYPDAPEQLDMALVLAKLKPLLEDANIKKVGQNLKYDMSILANVGITLRGVAFDTMLESYVFNSVASKHNMDDLALKYLGHKNISFEEIAGKGAKQLTFNQIPLETAAPYAAEDADITLRLHQHLWPRLEKADDLAKVFSEIELPLLTILSQIERQGVLIDGMLLGQQSEQLARKIDELENKAYEIAGEKFNLSSTKQLQTLFFEKLGYPVIKKTPKGAPSTAEEVLVELALDYPLPKILLEHRSLSKLKSTYTDKLPLMVDANTGRVHTSYHQANAATGRLSSSEPNLQNIPIRTEEGRRIRHAFIANEGRKILAADYSQIELRIMAHLSQDKGLLSAFAEGKDIHRATAAEVFDVDFNEVSTEQRRRAKAVNFGLIYGMSAFGLARQLDIPRAEAQKYIDIYFKRYPGVLEYMEDTRAAAAEQGYVSTLFGRRLYLPAIKDRNAMRRQAAERAAINAPMQGTAADIIKKAMIDVANWIANNTDGEITMIMQVHDELVFEVDSDKAETLKNKVCELMAKAANLDVELLAEAGIGDNWEQAH; encoded by the coding sequence ATGCCGAATATAGCCAACAACCCTCTGATACTTGTGGATGGTTCTTCATATCTTTACCGCGCTTACTATGCACCACCTCATCTGACTAATTCAAAAGGCGAAGCTACTGGTGCAGTTTATGGTGTAATTAATATGCTACGTAGTTTGCTAAAACAATATAAGCCCACTCAGATGGCCGTTGTCTTCGATGCAAAGGGTAAGACATTTAGAAACGACATGTATTCAGAATACAAAGCTCATCGTCCTGCGATGCCAGATGATCTACGTGCTCAAATAGAACCATTACACCGTATCATTAGAGCCCTTGGCTTACCTTTAGTGTGTATCTCAGGCGTTGAAGCCGACGATGTGATAGGCACCATTGCAACTCAAGCAAGTAAAGAAGGCCGCTCAGTACTAATCAGCACTGGCGACAAAGATATGGCCCAACTAGTTGATGACAATATCACTCTCATCAATACTATGACCAATACCATACTCGGTCCAGATGAAGTAACCGACAAATTTGGCGTTGGCCCAGAATTGATCATCGACCTACTCGCACTGCAAGGTGATAAAGCCGATAACATACCAGGGTTACCTGGCGTAGGAGAAAAAACGGCGTTAGCTATGCTCCAAGGACTTGGCGGTATCGCACAAATTTTAGCAAATCCAGACAAATTACCAGAGCTTGGCTTTAGAGGCTCTAAAACTATGCCGGCGAAAATAGCCGAACATGGGGAGATGCTAAAACTCTCTTATGAACTTGCTACCATTAAACTTGACGTTGAGCTTGAGCAAGATTGGCACCAGCTTACCATTGCGCCAGCGGACCAAGATGAACTAATCAAATGTTACGGCGAGATGGAGTTCAAACGCTGGCTAGCGGAAGTACTCGATGGCAAAGGCGCCAACAGCATCACCTCAACCGATTCCGATGAAGAAGATAGCGCGCCAATTCCGCAAAATATCGACACTGAATACAGCACTATTTTAAGCTGGCAAGCACTAGACGAATGGATTAACACTCTTTCTAACGCTGATTTATTCGCACTCGATACAGAAACAACCAGCTTAAACTACATGCAAGCCAAGCTTGTCGGGCTCTCGTTTGCAGTTGAACCAGGTAAAGCAGCCTATCTGCCTTTAGGCCATGATTACCCTGACGCTCCAGAACAACTAGATATGGCGCTAGTGTTAGCCAAGCTCAAACCACTACTTGAAGATGCTAACATTAAAAAAGTGGGCCAAAACTTAAAGTATGATATGAGTATCTTAGCTAATGTTGGCATCACCCTTCGTGGGGTTGCGTTTGACACTATGCTCGAATCCTATGTCTTCAACTCTGTGGCTTCAAAGCACAATATGGATGACTTAGCGCTTAAATACTTAGGTCACAAGAATATCAGCTTCGAGGAGATCGCGGGAAAAGGCGCTAAACAGCTGACTTTTAATCAAATACCATTAGAAACAGCAGCCCCTTACGCTGCAGAAGATGCCGATATCACCTTAAGGTTACATCAACATCTATGGCCAAGATTGGAGAAAGCCGACGATCTGGCCAAGGTGTTTAGCGAGATTGAACTACCGCTGCTTACCATACTGTCCCAGATTGAACGTCAAGGCGTATTAATCGATGGCATGCTACTTGGCCAACAAAGCGAACAGCTGGCGCGGAAAATAGATGAACTTGAAAACAAAGCCTACGAGATCGCTGGAGAGAAATTTAATCTCAGTTCAACGAAGCAGCTTCAAACCCTGTTTTTTGAAAAACTGGGTTATCCCGTCATTAAGAAGACCCCAAAAGGTGCGCCATCTACAGCCGAAGAAGTATTAGTCGAACTCGCACTTGATTATCCGCTACCCAAGATCTTGTTAGAACATAGAAGCTTATCGAAATTAAAGAGCACCTACACTGACAAACTGCCTCTAATGGTAGATGCTAATACAGGCAGAGTACACACCAGTTATCATCAAGCAAACGCGGCGACGGGACGACTATCATCGAGCGAACCAAACCTGCAAAACATCCCAATTCGTACCGAAGAGGGGCGTCGTATTCGTCATGCATTTATTGCAAATGAAGGACGGAAAATTCTCGCTGCCGATTACTCTCAAATTGAATTACGCATTATGGCCCATTTGTCTCAAGACAAGGGGCTATTAAGCGCATTTGCCGAAGGCAAAGATATCCATCGTGCTACCGCCGCAGAAGTCTTCGATGTCGACTTTAACGAGGTGAGCACCGAGCAGCGCCGCCGCGCTAAAGCGGTTAACTTCGGCCTTATTTATGGTATGTCAGCATTTGGATTAGCCCGCCAACTCGACATTCCTCGAGCAGAAGCACAAAAATATATCGATATCTATTTCAAGCGCTATCCGGGCGTACTTGAATACATGGAAGATACACGTGCGGCTGCAGCTGAGCAGGGTTATGTATCAACACTATTTGGCCGTAGACTATATCTACCAGCAATTAAAGACAGAAATGCGATGCGCCGCCAGGCCGCTGAACGCGCAGCAATTAATGCTCCGATGCAAGGTACGGCTGCAGATATCATTAAAAAGGCGATGATCGATGTCGCTAATTGGATTGCCAATAACACCGATGGAGAGATAACCATGATCATGCAGGTACATGATGAATTGGTCTTTGAAGTCGATAGCGATAAAGCTGAAACCCTAAAGAACAAAGTGTGTGAACTCATGGCAAAAGCCGCCAATCTTGACGTCGAACTGCTTGCGGAAGCGGGAATTGGCGACAATTGGGAACAAGCACATTAA
- the yihA gene encoding ribosome biogenesis GTP-binding protein YihA/YsxC, giving the protein MTDSRIDFRQAKFLISAPDIAHLNEHLPGDVGVEIAFAGRSNAGKSSALNQLTEQKSLARTSKTPGRTQLINVFALDENRRLVDLPGYGFAQVPLALKKKWQQALGQYLQERECLSGLVVLMDIRHPLKDLDMQMIEWAVDSQIPVLALLTKCDKLAQSARMKMVNEVRKALADFGDAVKVEPFSSLKGTGKPKVLGILNEWCHPDWLVEALAEADED; this is encoded by the coding sequence GTGACTGATTCTCGTATCGATTTTCGGCAAGCTAAGTTTTTAATCAGTGCACCTGATATAGCACATCTTAATGAGCACTTGCCTGGTGACGTTGGGGTGGAGATTGCTTTCGCTGGGCGATCGAATGCTGGTAAGTCTAGTGCATTAAACCAGCTCACAGAGCAAAAGAGCTTGGCGCGTACCAGTAAAACTCCAGGGCGAACTCAATTAATTAACGTATTCGCGCTAGATGAGAATCGGCGCTTAGTCGATTTGCCTGGTTACGGTTTTGCTCAGGTGCCGCTAGCATTGAAGAAAAAGTGGCAGCAAGCATTAGGTCAGTACCTCCAAGAGCGAGAATGTTTAAGTGGCTTAGTGGTCTTAATGGATATTCGTCATCCGTTAAAAGATCTCGATATGCAGATGATTGAGTGGGCTGTCGATAGCCAGATTCCAGTGCTAGCCTTATTAACGAAGTGTGATAAGTTGGCTCAAAGTGCGCGTATGAAAATGGTTAATGAAGTTCGTAAAGCGCTTGCTGATTTCGGTGATGCAGTTAAGGTTGAACCGTTTTCTTCGCTAAAAGGTACCGGGAAACCTAAGGTTTTGGGTATTTTGAACGAATGGTGTCATCCTGACTGGTTGGTTGAAGCATTGGCTGAGGCTGATGAAGACTAA
- a CDS encoding c-type cytochrome: MKKLAIALSILATLSTPAIAAGDAEAGKNKSMLCSACHGVDGNSMIDMYPKLAGQQESYLNKQLHDLRQAAHTGGKEGRNDPMMSPMAAGLSDQDIDDLAAYFSSQTQTVSEVKDVPAHGEQLYKGGDMVRGITACIACHGPNGKGSEAAGFPAIAGQHANYIKIQLNKFHDTTRNNDLNGMMQDVAKKLTSEDIEALSKYISSIK; this comes from the coding sequence ATGAAAAAGTTAGCTATTGCGCTATCAATTTTAGCCACATTATCAACTCCAGCTATCGCTGCTGGTGATGCTGAAGCGGGAAAAAATAAATCTATGCTTTGTTCTGCCTGTCACGGTGTTGATGGTAACAGCATGATAGACATGTACCCAAAGCTTGCTGGACAGCAAGAATCTTACTTGAATAAGCAACTGCACGATTTACGTCAAGCCGCACATACTGGCGGTAAAGAAGGTCGGAATGATCCAATGATGAGCCCAATGGCTGCAGGATTGAGCGATCAAGATATCGACGACTTGGCCGCTTATTTCTCTTCACAAACGCAAACAGTAAGTGAAGTAAAAGATGTACCAGCCCACGGTGAACAGTTGTACAAAGGTGGTGATATGGTACGCGGCATCACGGCATGTATTGCTTGTCACGGTCCAAATGGTAAAGGTTCTGAAGCTGCAGGCTTTCCAGCGATTGCCGGACAACATGCAAATTACATCAAAATACAGCTTAATAAGTTTCACGATACAACTCGTAACAACGACTTAAATGGCATGATGCAAGATGTTGCTAAAAAGCTAACGAGCGAAGATATCGAAGCATTATCTAAATATATTTCAAGCATTAAGTAA
- a CDS encoding methyltransferase domain-containing protein produces MRRCPLCSSDKTTPFYQDRKRAIHRCKTCMLLFADASSHLPPDAELKKYQTANNKHKPMQQLILSLVTQLEQLSKQHLVGLNFGRVVADSVVDVLINKGHQLHQYDPFFAPDHQLLRQQYDFICCYKVFEHFRFPSREWHLLCSLLKPGGWIAINTQLITELNGFAKWHHKNNLTHVSFYQRATFQFLAKQAHFTLLFASNDLILVQKPSKSDITRDPSSLI; encoded by the coding sequence ATGCGCAGATGCCCCTTGTGTAGCAGCGATAAAACCACTCCTTTTTACCAAGATAGAAAACGCGCTATCCACCGTTGTAAAACCTGCATGCTATTATTTGCAGATGCGAGTTCGCATCTGCCGCCCGATGCAGAACTAAAAAAGTACCAAACGGCAAACAATAAACACAAACCCATGCAGCAGCTGATCTTAAGTTTAGTGACTCAACTTGAACAACTAAGTAAGCAGCATTTAGTTGGACTCAATTTCGGGAGAGTTGTCGCTGATTCTGTCGTAGATGTCCTTATAAACAAGGGACATCAACTGCATCAATATGACCCTTTTTTCGCGCCCGATCATCAATTGCTAAGGCAGCAATATGATTTCATCTGTTGTTACAAAGTATTTGAACATTTTCGCTTCCCTAGTCGAGAATGGCATTTACTCTGCTCACTCTTAAAACCTGGAGGATGGATAGCAATTAATACTCAGCTCATTACTGAGTTAAATGGCTTCGCGAAATGGCACCATAAAAATAATTTGACCCATGTGAGTTTTTATCAGCGAGCCACGTTTCAATTTCTAGCAAAACAAGCTCACTTTACGCTATTATTCGCGTCAAACGATCTCATTTTGGTGCAAAAACCATCAAAATCTGATATAACACGCGACCCAAGTTCACTTATCTAA
- the yihI gene encoding Der GTPase-activating protein YihI, with product MSRKKTRKINENAPKRQPRTKKEERVVAGKKQNAGNKAGSRHNEKQIQQAQAGTAKAKDPRHGSKKPVALDLPKAKPVESKPKAPKMSDEQKLLKLEDDPRLNSLLDMLEEGKTLNTADQTWLEKQLTEIERLMERLGISEEDDLEHVMKTTVSSDDDLLDKFESGADLLKDYQNRD from the coding sequence ATGTCCCGTAAAAAAACGCGCAAAATCAATGAGAATGCGCCTAAACGACAACCAAGAACAAAGAAAGAAGAGCGAGTCGTCGCAGGTAAAAAGCAAAATGCGGGTAACAAAGCGGGCAGTCGTCACAACGAAAAGCAGATCCAACAGGCTCAAGCTGGAACGGCAAAAGCGAAAGATCCTCGTCACGGAAGCAAAAAGCCTGTAGCACTCGATCTTCCGAAAGCGAAGCCAGTAGAGAGTAAGCCTAAAGCACCGAAAATGAGTGACGAACAGAAGCTGCTTAAATTGGAAGATGATCCACGTCTAAACTCACTACTCGATATGCTGGAAGAAGGCAAAACACTCAATACCGCAGATCAAACTTGGTTAGAGAAGCAGCTGACTGAAATCGAGCGCTTGATGGAACGTCTTGGCATCTCCGAAGAAGATGACTTAGAGCACGTGATGAAAACCACAGTAAGCTCTGATGACGACCTGCTGGATAAATTCGAATCTGGTGCAGATCTGCTTAAAGACTATCAAAATCGAGATTAG